A genomic region of Stigmatopora nigra isolate UIUO_SnigA chromosome 16, RoL_Snig_1.1, whole genome shotgun sequence contains the following coding sequences:
- the gars1 gene encoding glycine--tRNA ligase, with protein sequence MLVLLRGAVASALLRITGHIPSLCSVLQIRSIRLDHFRNRPFSTSARLWGENKKKSLRQQLEEGRTTMDGDMEQILAPLRLAVKEQGDLVRQMKQDGVPDVDVTKAVAELKARKRNLEAKELSLQPKDDIVDRTKMEDTLKRRFFYDQAFAIYGGVSGLYDFGPVGCALKNNILQAWRQHFIQEEQILEIDCTMLTPEPVLKTSGHVDKFADYMVKDVKNGECFRADHLLKAHLQKMMSDKKCAAEKKAEMENVITQMDNFTQQELTDLFVKYNVKSPTTGNDLTPPISFNLMFQTSIGPGGNMPGYLRPETAQGIFLNFKRLLEFNQGKLPFAAAQIGNSFRNEISPRSGLIRVREFTMAEIEHFVDPKEKVHPKFSNVADLDILLYSSKAQTSGQSAHIMRLGDAVEQGVINNSVLGYFIGRIYLYLTKVGIAKDKLRFRQHMDNEMAHYACDCWDAETKTSYGWIEIVGCADRSCFDLKCHAQATKVPLVAEKPLKEPKVVNVVQFEPNKGVIGKAYKKDAKIAMEYLASCDESFITQTEQLLNESGEFSIKVEGKTFNLTKDMVAVKRFQKTLHVEEVVPNVIEPSFGIGRIMYTIFEHTFHVREGDEQRTFFSFPATVAPYKCSILPLSQNQEFAPFVKQLSEAMTKYGVSHKVDDSAGSIGRRYARTDEIGVAFGITIDFDTVNKTPHTATLRDRDSMTQIRVGVSELPVIIRDLANGTLTWADVEIKYPTFEGQETSKRDAVEE encoded by the exons ATGCTTGTTCTTCTACGCGGAGCTGTTGCATCGGCACTGCTGAGGATCACCGGCCACATTCCCTCCCTTTGCTCAGTGCTGCAGATCCGGTCTATAAGATTGGATCACTTCCGAAACCGGCCCTTTTCTACTTCGGCCCGCCTTTGGGGGGAGAACAAGAAGAAAAGCTTGCGGCAGCAGCTGGAAGAAGGACGAACAACCATGGACGGCGACATGGAGCAAATCCTTGCCCCTTTGAGGCTAGCAGTCAAGGAACAG ggGGATCTGGTGCGCCAGATGAAGCAGGATGGTGTTCCTGATGTAGACGTTACCAAAGCGGTGGCTGAACTTAAAGCAAGAAAGCGCAATTTGGAGGCCAAG GAGCTGTCTTTGCAACCCAAAGATGACATTGTTGACAGAACCAAGATGGAAGACACACTCAAGAGGCGTTTCTTCTATGATCAGGCCTTTGCTATTTACGGAG GGGTCAGCGGCCTTTATGACTTTGGGCCGGTGGGTTGCGCTTTGAAGAACAACATCTTGCAGGCGTGGAGGCAGCACTTTATCCAAGAAGAGCAGATCTTGGAGATCGATTGCACCATGCTAACTCCTGAGCCTGTTCTAAA GACGTCAGGGCATGTAGACAAATTTGCTGACTACATGGTAAAAGATGTCAAGAATGGTGAATGCTTCAGGGCAGACCACCTACTTAAAG CACATCTCCAAAAGATGATGTCTGACAAGAAGTGTGCTGCTGAGAAAAAGGCAGAGATGGAGAATGTCATCACACAG ATGGATAACTTCACCCAGCAAGAACTGACTGACCTTTTTGTCAAGTACAACGTCAAGTCTCCCACCACGGGAAATGACCTCACGCCTCCCATTTCTTTTAACCTCATGTTCCAGACCTCCATTGGGCCAGGAGGGAACATGCCAGG CTACCTGAGGCCGGAAACAGCTCAGGGAATCTTCCTCAACTTCAAGCGACTGTTGGAGTTCAACCAGGGAAAACTCCCATTCGCTGCTGCTCAGATAGGAAACTCCTTCAGGAATGAAATCTCGCCTCGCTCCGGACTCATCCGTGTCAG AGAGTTCACCATGGCTGAGATCGAGCACTTTGTGGACCCCAAGGAAAAAGTCCACCCCAAGTTCTCCAATGTGGCCGACCTGGATATTCTCTTGTACTCTTCCAAGGCTCAAACCAGCGGGCAATCTGCACACATCATGAGGCTTGGAGATGCTGTAGAGCAG GGTGTGATCAACAACTCCGTTCTCGGGTATTTCATCGGTAGGATCTACCTCTATCTCACTAAAGTGGGAATAGCCAAAGACAAGCTGCGTTTCCGTCAGCACATGGACAACGAGATGGCCCACTATGCCTGCGACTGTTGGGATGCTGAAACCAAAACCTCCTAC GGTTGGATTGAAATCGTGGGGTGCGCTGACCGCTCCTGTTTCGACCTGAAATGTCACGCTCAAGCCACCAAGGTGCCCCTGGTTGCCGAAAAACCACTCAAAGAACCca AAGTCGTGAACGTTGTCCAGTTTGAACCCAACAAAGGCGTCATCGGGAAGGCCTACAAGAAGGATGCAAAGATTGCTATGGAGTACCTTGCTTCATGCGATGAGAGTTTTATTACACAAACAGAACAGCTTCTCAATGAGAGCGG GGAGTTCTCCATCAAAGTGGAGGGAAAGACGTTCAACCTGACCAAAGACATGGTGGCTGTGAAGCGGTTCCAGAAGACTTTGCATG TGGAGGAAGTGGTCCCCAACGTCATCGAGCCTTCCTTTGGCATTGGTAGGATCATGTATACCATCTTTGAGCACACCTTCCACGTTAGAGAAGGCGACGAACAAAGGACG TTCTTCAGCTTCCCTGCTACTGTTGCACCATATAAATGCTCAATTCTGCCTTTGAGTCAAAACCAGGAGTTTGCACCATTTGTCAAGCAACTTT CTGAAGCCATGACCAAATATGGCGTATCCCACAAGGTGGATGACTCCGCAGGGTCCATCGGAAGACGTTACGCCCGGACGGACGAGATCGGCGTGGCCTTCGGTATAACCATTGATTTTGACACGGTTAATAAGACGCCTCACACGGCTACTCTGAGAGACCGTGACTCCATGACGCAGATTCGTGTTGGG GTGAGCGAATTGCCTGTGATCATTCGGGATTTAGCAAATGGTACTCTTACCTGGGCGGATGTGGAGATAAAGTATCCCACTTTCGAAGGACAAGAGACCAGCAAGAGGGATGCAGTTGAGGAATGA
- the LOC144209415 gene encoding uncharacterized protein LOC144209415: MDDDLWDGQRHWPKGFPNCGERGHLKTKKTKCQVDWRTSRLKTLQWRALGPKRKPFALLEHAADQVSSGLEDQLFEDPPEGTKATMDDDLWDGQRHWPKGFPNCGERGHLKTKKTKCQVDWRTSRLKTLQWRALGPKRKPFALLEHAADQVSSGLEDQLFEDPPEGTKATMDDDLWDGQRHWPKGFPNCGERGHLKTKKTKCQVDWRTSRLKTLQWRALGPKRKPFALLEHAADQVSSGLEDQLFEDPPEGTKATMDDDLWDGQRHWPKGFPNCGERGHLKTKKTKCQVDWRTSRLKTLQWRALGPKRKPFALLEHAADQVSSGLEDQLFEDPPEGTKATMDDDLWDGQRHWPKGFPNCGERGHLKTKKTKCQVDWRTSRLKTLQWRALGPKRKPFALLEHAADQVSSGLEDQLFEDPPEGTKATMDDDLWDGQRHWPKGFPNCGERGHLKTKKTKCQVDWRTSRLKTLQWRALGPKRKPFALLEHAADQVSSGLEDQLFEDPPEGTKATMDDDLWDGQRHWPKGFPNCGERGHLKTKKTKCQVDWRTSRLKTLQWRALGPKRKPFALLEHAADQVSSGLEDQLFEDPPEGTKATMDDDLWDGQRHWPKGFPNCGERGHLKTKKTKCQVDWRTSRLKTLQWRALGPKRKPFALLEHAADQVSSGLEDQLFEDPPEGTKATMDDDLWDGQRHWPKGFPNCGERGHLKTKKTKCQVDWRTSRLKTLQWRALGPKRKPFALLEHAADQVSSGLEDQLFEDPPEGTKATMDDDLWDGQRHRPKGFPNCGERGHLKTKKM; the protein is encoded by the exons atggatgatgacttgtgggatggaCAGCGACATTGGCCAAAAGGTTTCCCAAACTGTGGAGAGCgaggacacctgaagacaaaaaaa ACCAAGTGTCAAGTGGACTGGAGGACCAGCCGTTTGAAGACCCTCCAATGGAGAGCACTTGGTCCGAAGAGGAAGCCATTTGCACTCTTGGAACACGCGGCAG ACCAAGTGTCAAGTGGACTGGAGGACCAGCTGTTTGAAGACCCTCCAGAAG ggacaaaggcaacaatggatgatgacttgtgggatggaCAGCGACATTGGCCAAAAGGTTTCCCAAACTGTGGAGAGCgaggacacctgaagacaaaaaaa ACCAAGTGTCAAGTGGACTGGAGGACCAGCCGTTTGAAGACCCTCCAATGGAGAGCACTTGGTCCGAAGAGGAAGCCATTTGCACTCTTGGAACACGCGGCAG ACCAAGTGTCAAGTGGACTGGAGGACCAGCTGTTTGAAGACCCTCCAGAAG ggacaaaggcaacaatggatgatgacttgtgggatggaCAGCGACATTGGCCAAAAGGTTTCCCAAACTGTGGAGAGCgaggacacctgaagacaaaaaaa ACCAAGTGTCAAGTGGACTGGAGGACCAGCCGTTTGAAGACCCTCCAATGGAGAGCACTTGGTCCGAAGAGGAAGCCATTTGCACTCTTGGAACACGCGGCAG ACCAAGTGTCAAGTGGACTGGAGGACCAGCTGTTTGAAGACCCTCCAGAAG ggacaaaggcaacaatggatgatgacttgtgggatggaCAGCGACATTGGCCAAAAGGTTTCCCAAACTGTGGAGAGCgaggacacctgaagacaaaaaaa ACCAAGTGTCAAGTGGACTGGAGGACCAGCCGTTTGAAGACCCTCCAATGGAGAGCACTTGGTCCGAAGAGGAAGCCATTTGCACTCTTGGAACACGCGGCAG ACCAAGTGTCAAGTGGACTGGAGGACCAGCTGTTTGAAGACCCTCCAGAAG ggacaaaggcaacaatggatgatgacttgtgggatggaCAGCGACATTGGCCAAAAGGTTTCCCAAACTGTGGAGAGCgaggacacctgaagacaaaaaaa ACCAAGTGTCAAGTGGACTGGAGGACCAGCCGTTTGAAGACCCTCCAATGGAGAGCACTTGGTCCGAAGAGGAAGCCATTTGCACTCTTGGAACACGCGGCAG ACCAAGTGTCAAGTGGACTGGAGGACCAGCTGTTTGAAGACCCTCCAGAAG ggacaaaggcaacaatggatgatgacttgtgggatggaCAGCGACATTGGCCAAAAGGTTTCCCAAACTGTGGAGAGCgaggacacctgaagacaaaaaaa ACCAAGTGTCAAGTGGACTGGAGGACCAGCCGTTTGAAGACCCTCCAATGGAGAGCACTTGGTCCGAAGAGGAAGCCATTTGCACTCTTGGAACACGCGGCAG ACCAAGTGTCAAGTGGACTGGAGGACCAGCTGTTTGAAGACCCTCCAGAAG ggacaaaggcaacaatggatgatgacttgtgggatggaCAGCGACATTGGCCAAAAGGTTTCCCAAACTGTGGAGAGCgaggacacctgaagacaaaaaaa ACCAAGTGTCAAGTGGACTGGAGGACCAGCCGTTTGAAGACCCTCCAATGGAGAGCACTTGGTCCGAAGAGGAAGCCATTTGCACTCTTGGAACACGCGGCAG ACCAAGTGTCAAGTGGACTGGAGGACCAGCTGTTTGAAGACCCTCCAGAAG ggacaaaggcaacaatggatgatgacttgtgggatggaCAGCGACATTGGCCAAAAGGTTTCCCAAACTGTGGAGAGCgaggacacctgaagacaaaaaaa ACCAAGTGTCAAGTGGACTGGAGGACCAGCCGTTTGAAGACCCTCCAATGGAGAGCACTTGGTCCGAAGAGGAAGCCATTTGCACTCTTGGAACACGCGGCAG ACCAAGTGTCAAGTGGACTGGAGGACCAGCTGTTTGAAGACCCTCCAGAAG ggacaaaggcaacaatggatgatgacttgtgggatggaCAGCGACATTGGCCAAAAGGTTTCCCAAACTGTGGAGAGCgaggacacctgaagacaaaaaaa ACCAAGTGTCAAGTGGACTGGAGGACCAGCCGTTTGAAGACCCTCCAATGGAGAGCACTTGGTCCGAAGAGGAAGCCATTTGCACTCTTGGAACACGCGGCAG ACCAAGTGTCAAGTGGACTGGAGGACCAGCTGTTTGAAGACCCTCCAGAAG ggacaaaggcaacaatggatgatgacttgtgggatggaCAGCGACATCGGCCAAAAGGTTTCCCAAACTGTGGAGAGCgaggacacctgaagacaaaaaaa ATGTAG